Proteins from a genomic interval of Rosa chinensis cultivar Old Blush chromosome 2, RchiOBHm-V2, whole genome shotgun sequence:
- the LOC112187562 gene encoding uncharacterized protein LOC112187562: MATASRRSSATGSVLRSSASPSLSGRFYTSHSSSSTGFASSTSSFSSRSAGGFFTRAASPPRVSLARPSPSAQSVRFSLHDRPTSPSRSISVSPQGSGSHHRSAMKKQVNPKRTCMCSPTSHPGSFRCSLHKNCGSHVSSSSSPPYSQNRLNARRSAMTNSLVRIGGVEGDLVKRALAALIRPSSHSQRRRADFRPRPSRLSTMSKCSE; this comes from the coding sequence ATGGCAACAGCTTCTAGAAGGTCGTCAGCAACTGGATCGGTCCTCCGGTCCAGTGCCTCACCCTCACTCTCCGGAAGGTTCTACACCTCCcattcctcctcctccaccggCTTCGCCTCCTCCACTTCCAGCTTCTCCTCCCGATCCGCCGGCGGTTTCTTCACACGCGCCGCCTCTCCCCCGCGCGTGAGCCTCGCCAGACCCTCTCCCTCGGCTCAGTCCGTCCGTTTCTCTCTCCACGACCGCCCTACCTCCCCCAGCCGCTCCATCTCCGTCTCGCCGCAAGGCTCCGGCAGCCACCACCGGAGCGCGATGAAGAAGCAGGTCAACCCTAAGAGGACCTGTATGTGCTCCCCTACTTCTCACCCAGGCTCCTTCCGGTGTAGCCTACACAAGAACTGTGGCTCGCACGTGTCGAGTTCCTCCTCTCCGCCGTACTCGCAGAACCGCCTCAACGCGCGTAGATCGGCGATGACGAACTCGCTGGTCAGGATCGGCGGCGTTGAAGGCGATCTCGTGAAGCGCGCCTTGGCCGCTCTGATCCGCCCCTCCTCCCACAGCCAGCGGCGCCGTGCCGATTTCCGTCCCCGGCCCAGCCGGCTCTCCACCATGTCAAAGTGCAGCGAGTAA